A stretch of DNA from Pseudonocardia hierapolitana:
CGGCGCCGGTGTCCCGCACCGCCTTGCGCAGCACGTCGACGGGCGGGCCGTCGACGGCGAGCGTCCGGATCGTGCGCGCCCCCGCGGCCGCGGCGCGCTCCTCGGCGCTGCGCAGGGTCTCCTCGGCAGGCGTCCAGCCGACCACGAGGTAGGCCTCGTCCTTGAGCGCGTCCTCTGCCTCGGCGGTGTCCTCCCGGGACGGGGGCGTGAAGGCGCAGACGATGACGAGCTCGGCGTCGCTGTCGGCGGCGACGGCTGCGGCGCGGTCGACGGCGTTGAACGACGTGGCGGAGCCGTCGGTGCCGACGACGATCGTGCGGTAGGCGGACATCGGAAGCCTCCGGCATCGGGGAACGTGAGGGGCAGGTTACCGCTGGTAGGAATCGAGCCGCGCACGCCGTCACACCCCCGTGG
This window harbors:
- a CDS encoding universal stress protein, whose amino-acid sequence is MSAYRTIVVGTDGSATSFNAVDRAAAVAADSDAELVIVCAFTPPSREDTAEAEDALKDEAYLVVGWTPAEETLRSAEERAAAAGARTIRTLAVDGPPVDVLRKAVRDTGADLLVVGNRGLNTLSGRLLGSVPSDVARRAGIDVLIVHTT